Below is a genomic region from Ruania alba.
CGATGGACCGCCTGGTGCTGTGGCAGGTGGAGGCGCTCGTGCAGGATGCCTCCACGCGATTCGAGCTGGACGACGTCAGCGCCCGGCTGGTGGTGCTGGACCGGCTCGTGGAGCTCAGCCCGCTGCTGCGTGAGCAGCTCGACTACGCGTGGCGACGCCAGCTGGCTGCACTCCTGGGCCGGATCGACAAGGACGTCTCCCAGTTGGGCAACGAGACCCCGGACCCCGGACAGCTGCCGCTGGAACGCGCCGTCGGGTTCATCGACATCGTCTCCTACACCACGCGCGCAGCGGATCTGGACCCGGCGGCCCTGGCCACTCTGGTGCAGGACTTCGAGACCGCTGCACGTGACGTCGTGGCCCAGACCGGCGGCCGGGTGGTGAAGACCATCGGTGACGCCGTGCTGTTCGTCGCCGATGATCTGTTCACCGGCGTGCAGGTGGCCACCGACCTGGTCACCACGATGGAGGCACGAGACTTGCCGGTGCGCGGGTCGGTGGTGTGGGGGCGCGTGCTGTCCCGATCAGGGGACATCTTCGGGCCGGTGGTGAACCTGGCGTCCCGGCTCACCGATATTGCCGGGCCCGGCACCGTGCTGATGGACGACGTCTCAGCCGCGCTGCTCGAGGGCGGGCCCGGTGCACGCGACTTCACTCTCGAACCGGTGGACTGGCAGTCGGTCCCTGGCCTGGGCGAGGTGCACCCGGTGCGGGTGGCTCGTACGGTCTGAGGGCCGACGGGCCGTCCATTCCGGAGAGTCCGCCGCGGGACTCGCACCCGATCCACAGATGAATCTGGCGCTGGTGGCCCTACGTGGCATTAGCATGGCCGTGTGACCCGAGTTCTATTAGCAGAAGATGACCCGGCCATTGCCGAGCCGCTGGCGCGGGCGTTGACGCGTGAGGGGTACGAGGTGTCGGTGCACGGGACCGGCCGCGGGGCGATCGATGAGGCTTCCCAGGCGGACCTGTTCGTGCTCGATCTCGGACTTCCGGACATGGACGGCCTCGACGTCGCCCGGTGGATCCGGAACCAGGGGCTGACCACACCCATCCTCGTGCTCACCGCTCG
It encodes:
- a CDS encoding adenylate/guanylate cyclase domain-containing protein: MSERNDPDLSTLRRHEERLLGGPGVMTVAEFAAAAEVPEHVVRTYWRALGFADVPAAEHWFTDADVTALRSLVDVVTEGGMSLTTAQDLVRALGHSMDRLVLWQVEALVQDASTRFELDDVSARLVVLDRLVELSPLLREQLDYAWRRQLAALLGRIDKDVSQLGNETPDPGQLPLERAVGFIDIVSYTTRAADLDPAALATLVQDFETAARDVVAQTGGRVVKTIGDAVLFVADDLFTGVQVATDLVTTMEARDLPVRGSVVWGRVLSRSGDIFGPVVNLASRLTDIAGPGTVLMDDVSAALLEGGPGARDFTLEPVDWQSVPGLGEVHPVRVARTV